Proteins encoded by one window of Streptomyces sp. NBC_01477:
- the radA gene encoding DNA repair protein RadA, whose translation MATRKPAPKDRPSYRCTECGWTTVKWLGRCGECQAWGTVEQHGGVSAVRTTAPGRVSSPARPIAQVDGRQATARSTGVPELDRVLGGGLVPGAVALLAGEPGVGKSTLLLDVAAKASSAEHPVLYVTGEESASQVRLRADRIGALADHLYLAAETDLSTVLGHLDDVKPSLLVLDSVQTVASPEIDGAPGGMAQIREVAGALIRASKERGMATLLVGHVTKDGTIAGPRLLEHLVDVVLSFEGDRHARLRLIRGVKNRYGATDEVGCFELHDEGITGLADPSGLFLTRRDEPVPGTCLTVTLEGKRPLVAEVQALTVDTQIPSPRRTTSGLENSRVSMMLAVLEQRGRIKAIGKQDIYTATVGGVRLTEPAADLAVALALASAAIDTPLPKNLVAIGEVGLAGEVRRVTGVQRRLSEAARLGFTHALVPTDPGKVPAGMRVIEVADIGDALRALPSRASRG comes from the coding sequence ATGGCCACCCGCAAGCCCGCCCCGAAGGACCGTCCCTCCTACCGCTGTACCGAGTGCGGCTGGACCACGGTGAAATGGCTCGGCCGGTGCGGCGAGTGCCAGGCGTGGGGGACGGTCGAGCAGCACGGCGGCGTGTCGGCCGTACGGACCACCGCGCCGGGGCGGGTCAGCTCGCCCGCACGGCCGATCGCGCAGGTGGACGGGCGGCAGGCGACCGCGCGCTCGACCGGGGTGCCGGAGCTGGACCGGGTGCTGGGCGGCGGCCTGGTGCCGGGGGCGGTGGCGCTGCTCGCGGGCGAGCCGGGGGTCGGCAAGTCCACACTCCTGCTGGACGTGGCAGCGAAGGCGTCGAGCGCGGAGCACCCGGTGCTGTACGTCACGGGTGAGGAGTCGGCCTCGCAGGTGCGGCTGCGCGCGGACCGTATCGGCGCGCTCGCCGACCACCTCTATCTGGCTGCCGAGACGGACCTGTCGACGGTGCTCGGGCATCTGGACGACGTGAAGCCGTCGCTGCTGGTGCTGGACTCGGTGCAGACGGTGGCCTCGCCGGAGATCGACGGCGCCCCGGGGGGCATGGCGCAGATCCGCGAGGTCGCGGGCGCGCTGATCAGGGCGTCCAAGGAGCGCGGGATGGCCACCCTGCTGGTCGGCCATGTCACCAAGGACGGGACGATCGCCGGGCCGCGGCTGCTGGAGCACCTGGTCGACGTGGTGCTGAGCTTCGAGGGCGACCGGCACGCGCGGCTGCGGCTGATCCGCGGGGTGAAGAACCGCTACGGCGCCACCGACGAGGTCGGCTGCTTCGAGCTGCACGACGAGGGGATCACGGGCCTGGCCGACCCGTCCGGCCTGTTCCTGACCCGGCGTGACGAGCCGGTGCCGGGCACGTGCCTGACGGTGACGCTCGAAGGCAAGCGGCCGCTGGTCGCGGAGGTGCAGGCGCTGACCGTGGACACCCAGATCCCCTCGCCTCGGCGTACGACGTCCGGCCTGGAGAATTCCCGGGTCTCGATGATGCTGGCCGTGCTGGAGCAGCGCGGCCGGATCAAGGCGATCGGCAAGCAGGACATCTACACGGCGACCGTCGGCGGGGTGCGGCTCACCGAGCCGGCCGCCGACCTGGCGGTGGCGCTGGCGCTGGCCAGCGCGGCGATCGACACCCCACTGCCGAAGAATCTGGTGGCGATCGGCGAGGTGGGGCTGGCCGGCGAGGTGCGCCGGGTCACCGGTGTGCAGCGCCGCCTGTCGGAGGCGGCCCGGCTCGGCTTCACCCACGCGCTGGTGCCGACCGACCCCGGCAAGGTGCCCGCGGGGATGCGGGTGATCGAGGTCGCGGACATCGGTGACGCCCTGCGCGCGCTGCCTTCCAGGGCCTCCCGGGGGTAG
- the map gene encoding type I methionyl aminopeptidase: MVEIKTDTALDAMREAGRVVARALAAAEAAAAVGVSLRELDEAARAVLTEAGAGSPFLGYRPSFAPTPFPAVICTSVNDAIVHGIPTDYRLRDGDLVSVDCGAELDGWTGDAAISFTVGTPRQADLDLIAATRRALDAGIAAAVAGNRVGDISHAIGTVAREARCGMPADFGGHGIGRRMHEDPHVPNRGRAGRGFPLKPGLALAIEPMLMAGGRDEYHTRADGWTLSTVDGSRAAHIEHTVAITAAGPRVLTLL; this comes from the coding sequence ATGGTGGAGATCAAGACCGACACGGCACTGGACGCGATGCGCGAGGCAGGCCGGGTCGTCGCCCGGGCACTCGCCGCCGCCGAGGCGGCAGCGGCCGTCGGGGTGTCGCTGCGGGAACTCGACGAGGCGGCCCGCGCCGTCCTCACCGAAGCCGGCGCCGGATCCCCCTTCCTCGGCTACCGGCCGTCCTTCGCCCCCACCCCCTTCCCCGCCGTGATCTGCACCTCGGTCAACGACGCCATCGTCCACGGCATCCCCACCGACTACCGGCTCCGCGACGGCGACCTCGTCAGCGTCGACTGCGGCGCCGAACTCGACGGCTGGACCGGCGACGCCGCCATCTCCTTCACCGTCGGCACCCCCCGCCAGGCCGACCTGGACCTCATCGCCGCGACCCGCAGGGCCCTGGACGCCGGCATCGCCGCGGCCGTCGCCGGCAACCGCGTCGGTGACATCTCGCACGCGATCGGAACGGTCGCGCGGGAAGCGCGCTGCGGAATGCCGGCGGATTTCGGGGGGCACGGGATCGGGCGGCGCATGCATGAGGATCCCCACGTGCCGAACCGCGGGCGGGCCGGGCGCGGCTTCCCCCTCAAGCCGGGGCTGGCTCTCGCGATCGAGCCGATGCTGATGGCTGGGGGGCGGGACGAATACCACACCAGGGCGGATGGATGGACCCTCAGCACGGTCGACGGCAGCCGGGCGGCGCACATCGAGCACACGGTCGCCATCACCGCGGCCGGGCCGCGGGTGCTGACCTTGCTGTGA
- a CDS encoding Ppx/GppA phosphatase family protein — MRLGVLDVGSNTVHLLVVDAHPGARPLPAYSHKAELRLAELLDEDGAISRDGVDRLVGTIADALRVAEDKGAEDVLPFATSAVREAANGEAVLARVEQETGVRLTVLSGEDESRLTFLAVRRWFGWSAGKLLVLDIGGGSLEVGYGMDEYPDAAVSLPLGAGRLTGGWLPGDPPSAQDVRKLRRHVRAEIARTVAEFARLGPSDHAVGTSKTFRQLARIAGAARSAEGLYVQRVLRRDALEEWVPRLAGMTAQQRSGLPGVSEGRAGQLLAGALVAEGAMDLYGVDELEICPWALREGVILRKLDVMAADTGGAASAGGLAGDTHGGVANPTPAATPYNGGTAATVARRYG, encoded by the coding sequence ATGCGACTGGGAGTGCTCGACGTGGGGTCCAACACCGTTCACCTGCTGGTGGTGGACGCGCACCCGGGCGCGCGGCCGCTGCCGGCGTATTCGCACAAGGCGGAGCTGCGGCTCGCCGAACTGCTGGACGAGGACGGCGCGATCAGCCGGGACGGGGTCGACCGGCTGGTCGGGACCATCGCGGACGCGCTGCGGGTCGCGGAGGACAAGGGCGCCGAGGACGTGCTGCCGTTCGCCACGTCGGCGGTGCGCGAGGCGGCCAACGGCGAGGCGGTGCTGGCGCGGGTCGAGCAGGAGACCGGGGTGCGGCTGACCGTGCTGTCCGGCGAGGACGAGTCACGGCTGACCTTCCTCGCGGTACGCCGCTGGTTCGGCTGGTCGGCGGGCAAGCTGCTGGTGCTGGACATCGGCGGCGGCTCGCTGGAAGTCGGCTACGGCATGGACGAGTACCCGGACGCGGCGGTGTCGCTGCCGCTGGGCGCAGGCCGGCTGACCGGCGGGTGGCTGCCGGGGGACCCGCCGTCCGCGCAGGACGTGCGCAAGCTGCGGCGGCACGTCAGGGCGGAGATCGCCAGGACCGTAGCGGAATTCGCCCGGCTCGGGCCGTCCGACCACGCGGTGGGGACGTCGAAGACGTTCCGGCAGCTGGCCAGGATCGCGGGCGCGGCCCGCAGCGCGGAGGGGCTGTACGTGCAGCGGGTGCTGCGCAGGGACGCCCTGGAGGAGTGGGTGCCGCGGCTGGCCGGGATGACGGCGCAGCAGCGGTCCGGGCTGCCGGGGGTCTCGGAGGGGCGGGCGGGGCAGTTGCTCGCGGGGGCGCTGGTGGCCGAGGGGGCGATGGACCTCTACGGCGTGGACGAGCTGGAGATCTGCCCGTGGGCGCTGCGCGAGGGCGTGATCCTGCGCAAGCTCGACGTCATGGCGGCGGACACCGGCGGCGCCGCGTCGGCCGGGGGCCTCGCGGGCGACACGCACGGCGGTGTGGCCAACCCCACACCCGCCGCCACCCCGTACAACGGCGGTACGGCGGCCACTGTGGCCCGTCGGTACGGCTGA
- a CDS encoding HAMP domain-containing sensor histidine kinase: MAPRFPPTLTLRWKLSAAIAAVSALVVVVLSLVVHNAARVSMINSARDVQDERVQSALRIYETNGRLVFYATLNDPALPPELKAYAAKGQRATFVQQTRSGLVVWAETPAGTGKVLSLKTGFTDRYSVLVDLDRTLVLGSVTVVLGGTAIGVFVGGRMSRRLRKAATAARKVADGDTQVRVREAIGGRGRDETDELARAVDAMADALQLRLEAERRVTADIAHELRTPVTGLVTAAELLPPGRPSELVRDRVHALRTLVEDVLEVARLDGAAEQADLQEVALAEFVRRRVPVLAPQATITVAEDAVVQTDPRRLERVLGNLLANAARHGGAPIDVLVDGPFLRVRDHGPGFPPDMLREGPSRFRTGSTDRSGGGHGLGLTIATGQARVLGARLTFRNAPLTDGGGAVAQLLLPR, from the coding sequence ATGGCACCGCGTTTCCCTCCCACCCTCACGCTGCGCTGGAAGCTCAGCGCCGCCATCGCCGCGGTGTCCGCGCTGGTCGTCGTCGTCCTGAGCCTGGTCGTGCACAACGCGGCCCGGGTCAGCATGATCAACAGTGCCAGGGACGTCCAGGACGAGCGGGTGCAGTCCGCGCTGCGGATCTACGAGACCAACGGCCGGCTGGTCTTCTACGCCACCCTCAACGACCCCGCCCTGCCGCCCGAGTTGAAGGCGTACGCCGCCAAGGGCCAGCGCGCCACCTTCGTCCAGCAGACCCGCTCGGGCCTGGTCGTCTGGGCCGAGACGCCGGCGGGCACCGGGAAGGTGCTGTCGCTCAAGACCGGCTTCACCGACCGCTATTCGGTGCTGGTCGACCTCGACAGGACCCTGGTGCTCGGCTCGGTCACCGTCGTGCTCGGCGGTACGGCCATCGGCGTGTTCGTCGGCGGGCGCATGTCGCGGCGGCTGCGGAAGGCGGCGACCGCCGCGCGCAAGGTCGCCGACGGCGACACGCAGGTCCGGGTGCGCGAGGCCATCGGCGGCCGGGGCCGCGACGAGACCGACGAGCTGGCCAGGGCCGTCGACGCGATGGCCGACGCGCTGCAACTGCGCCTTGAGGCCGAGCGGCGGGTCACCGCCGACATCGCGCACGAACTGCGCACTCCGGTGACCGGCCTGGTCACCGCCGCCGAACTCCTCCCGCCCGGCCGCCCCTCGGAGCTGGTACGCGACCGGGTGCACGCGCTGCGCACCCTGGTCGAGGACGTCCTGGAGGTCGCCCGCCTGGACGGCGCCGCGGAACAGGCCGACCTCCAGGAGGTGGCCCTCGCGGAATTCGTCCGCCGCCGGGTGCCGGTGCTCGCCCCGCAGGCCACCATCACCGTCGCCGAGGACGCCGTCGTCCAGACCGACCCGCGCCGCCTCGAACGCGTCCTGGGCAATCTGCTGGCCAATGCCGCCCGGCACGGCGGCGCCCCCATCGACGTCCTGGTCGACGGCCCCTTCCTTCGGGTGCGCGACCACGGCCCCGGCTTCCCGCCCGACATGCTCCGCGAGGGGCCGAGCCGCTTCCGTACCGGCTCCACCGACCGCTCCGGCGGCGGCCACGGACTCGGCCTGACCATCGCCACCGGCCAGGCCCGCGTCCTCGGCGCCCGCCTCACCTTCCGCAACGCGCCCCTGACGGACGGCGGCGGCGCGGTGGCGCAGTTGCTGCTGCCGCGCTGA
- a CDS encoding SigE family RNA polymerase sigma factor, with the protein MAASGTVLEFEEYVRSRQDALLRSARRLVPDPIDAQDLVQTALVRTYPRWDGIADKTLADAYMRRVMINTRTEWWRNRKLDEVPVCDLPEPSVDDGAEQRADREMLRDVLAVLSPKQRQVVVLRHYGQLTTEETAQALGMSTGTVKSTLHRALARLRHELEHGSYGYTRPEAMCAA; encoded by the coding sequence ATGGCGGCGAGCGGCACGGTATTGGAGTTCGAGGAGTACGTCAGGAGCCGGCAGGACGCCCTGCTGCGCAGCGCCCGCCGCCTCGTACCGGACCCGATCGACGCCCAGGACCTCGTACAGACCGCGCTGGTGCGCACCTACCCCCGCTGGGACGGCATCGCCGACAAGACGCTGGCGGACGCGTACATGCGCCGGGTGATGATCAACACCAGAACCGAGTGGTGGCGCAACCGCAAGCTCGACGAGGTGCCGGTCTGCGACCTGCCCGAGCCCAGCGTCGACGACGGCGCCGAGCAGCGCGCCGACCGGGAGATGCTGCGGGACGTGCTGGCCGTGCTGTCCCCCAAGCAGCGGCAGGTCGTCGTGCTGCGCCACTACGGCCAGCTGACGACCGAGGAAACCGCGCAGGCGCTGGGCATGTCCACCGGTACGGTGAAGAGCACACTGCACCGGGCGCTCGCCCGGCTGCGCCATGAACTGGAACACGGCAGTTACGGCTACACGCGACCGGAGGCGATGTGCGCCGCCTAA
- a CDS encoding helix-turn-helix transcriptional regulator: MVRTPLTPWEHRRGERFGALMRQARGDRSMVEVAAAAGVSAETLRKIETGRAPTPAFFTVAALAAAVGLSLDDLAAACGQEAEEEVALSA, translated from the coding sequence ATGGTGAGAACTCCTTTGACCCCGTGGGAACACCGGCGCGGAGAGCGGTTCGGCGCGCTGATGCGCCAGGCGCGCGGTGATCGCAGCATGGTGGAGGTCGCCGCGGCCGCGGGAGTGTCCGCGGAGACGCTGCGCAAGATCGAGACGGGCCGGGCGCCGACGCCGGCCTTCTTCACGGTGGCGGCGCTCGCCGCCGCGGTGGGGCTGTCGCTCGACGACCTGGCCGCCGCGTGCGGCCAGGAGGCCGAGGAGGAGGTGGCTCTGTCCGCGTGA
- a CDS encoding A/G-specific adenine glycosylase, whose amino-acid sequence MSTDLHHTPESATATDPASAGTPRAAALHDLVIDWFGDHARDLPWRRPDAGAWSVMVSEFMLQQTPVVRVLPVHEQWLARWPRPADLAAESPGEAVRAWGRLGYPRRALRLHAAAGAIAQRHGGEVPREHAELLALPGVGEYTAAAVASFAYGRRHIVLDTNVRRVFARVVTGTAHPPNATTAAERRTAAGLLPADEATAARWAAATMELGALVCTARSPQCGQCPVAALCAWRLAGSPPHDGPPRRGQSYAGTDRQVRGRLLAVLRASRGPVPQAALDAVWHEPVQRARALDGLVEDGLVEPLANGVYRLPV is encoded by the coding sequence ATGAGCACAGACCTCCACCACACCCCCGAGTCCGCGACCGCCACCGACCCGGCCTCCGCCGGCACCCCGCGTGCGGCCGCGCTGCACGACCTGGTCATCGACTGGTTCGGCGATCACGCCCGCGACCTGCCGTGGCGCCGCCCGGACGCGGGCGCCTGGTCGGTCATGGTCAGCGAGTTCATGCTCCAGCAGACCCCGGTGGTCCGGGTGCTGCCGGTGCACGAGCAGTGGCTGGCCCGCTGGCCGCGCCCCGCCGACCTGGCCGCCGAGTCACCGGGCGAGGCGGTCAGAGCCTGGGGCCGGCTCGGCTATCCGCGCCGGGCCCTGCGGCTGCATGCCGCGGCCGGCGCGATAGCGCAGCGGCACGGCGGCGAAGTGCCGCGCGAGCACGCGGAATTGCTGGCGCTGCCCGGGGTCGGTGAATATACGGCGGCGGCGGTCGCGTCGTTCGCGTACGGGCGGCGGCACATCGTGCTCGACACGAATGTGCGGCGGGTCTTCGCCCGGGTCGTGACCGGCACGGCGCACCCGCCCAACGCGACGACGGCCGCCGAGCGCCGTACGGCGGCGGGCCTGCTGCCCGCCGACGAGGCGACGGCGGCGCGCTGGGCGGCGGCCACCATGGAGTTGGGCGCGCTGGTGTGCACCGCCCGCTCCCCGCAGTGCGGGCAGTGCCCGGTGGCGGCGCTGTGCGCCTGGCGGCTCGCCGGTTCGCCCCCGCACGACGGGCCGCCGCGCCGCGGGCAGTCGTACGCCGGGACCGACCGGCAGGTACGCGGCAGGCTGCTCGCCGTCCTGCGCGCCTCGCGGGGGCCCGTACCGCAGGCCGCGCTCGACGCGGTGTGGCACGAGCCGGTGCAGCGGGCCAGGGCACTGGACGGCCTGGTCGAGGACGGCCTGGTCGAACCCCTCGCCAACGGCGTCTACCGCCTCCCGGTCTGA
- a CDS encoding zinc-binding dehydrogenase codes for MRALIHDPAAPSGLRLGEVPEPVPAAGQALIEVHAVSLNFAEAAYAADRTPAGTVMGLDAAGVVLEPAADGSGPPPGARVVSFGWAAGGWAERRAADTGHLAVVPDSVDLGTASTLPAAGVSALRAVRDLGPVLGRRVLVTGASGGVGRFAVQLAALAGAHVIASVGSRARGEGLRELGAAEVVIGPGQVGAPVFGVLDNVGGPQLAEAFGLLEDGGVLQSVGKASLEPTTFDFEKERRKGGRKRLEVFMVGNPVYGPTFGPDLGRLVRLLEAGALTPRIGWRGPWRRAPEAAEALLSRRVLGKAVLDVPGEG; via the coding sequence ATGCGCGCACTGATCCACGACCCCGCGGCACCGTCCGGCCTCCGGCTGGGCGAGGTCCCCGAGCCGGTCCCGGCGGCCGGGCAGGCCCTGATCGAGGTGCACGCGGTGTCGCTGAACTTCGCCGAGGCCGCCTACGCGGCCGACCGCACCCCGGCCGGCACCGTCATGGGCCTGGACGCGGCAGGCGTCGTGCTGGAGCCGGCCGCCGACGGGTCCGGGCCGCCGCCCGGCGCCCGGGTGGTGTCCTTCGGCTGGGCGGCCGGCGGCTGGGCCGAGCGGCGCGCGGCCGACACCGGGCACCTGGCCGTCGTGCCCGACTCCGTCGACCTCGGTACGGCGAGCACCCTGCCGGCCGCCGGCGTCTCCGCGCTGCGTGCCGTACGCGACCTCGGCCCGGTCCTCGGCCGCCGCGTCCTGGTCACCGGCGCCTCCGGGGGCGTCGGGCGGTTCGCCGTGCAGCTCGCCGCCCTGGCCGGCGCCCACGTCATCGCCTCGGTCGGCAGCCGGGCCCGCGGCGAAGGGCTGCGCGAACTGGGCGCCGCCGAGGTCGTCATCGGCCCGGGCCAGGTCGGCGCCCCGGTCTTCGGCGTCCTCGACAACGTCGGCGGCCCGCAGCTCGCCGAGGCCTTCGGGCTGCTGGAGGACGGCGGCGTCCTCCAGAGCGTCGGCAAGGCCTCCCTCGAACCGACCACCTTCGACTTCGAGAAGGAGCGCCGCAAGGGCGGCCGCAAACGCCTGGAGGTCTTCATGGTCGGCAACCCCGTCTACGGCCCCACCTTCGGCCCCGACCTCGGCCGGCTCGTCCGGCTGCTCGAAGCCGGCGCCCTGACCCCGCGGATCGGCTGGCGCGGCCCCTGGCGCCGCGCCCCGGAAGCGGCCGAGGCCCTGCTGTCCCGCCGCGTCCTGGGCAAGGCCGTCCTGGACGTGCCGGGGGAGGGGTGA
- the cseB gene encoding two-component system response regulator CseB, with protein sequence MAATHVLFVEDDDVIREATTLSLERDGFQVTAAPDGLTGLDAFRAHRPDLALLDVMVPGLDGVSLCRRIRDESTVPVIMVSARADAIDIVLGLEAGADDYVTKPFDGAVLVARIRAVLRRFRASAADDPQDAGALLSFGDIAIDPEGMEVTRAGERLALTPTEMRLLLEFAATPGTVLSRDRLLTRVWDYEWGGDTRVVDVHVQRLRAKVGQDRIETVRGFGYKLRA encoded by the coding sequence ATGGCCGCCACCCATGTCCTCTTCGTCGAGGACGACGACGTCATCCGCGAGGCCACCACGCTCTCCCTGGAGCGCGACGGCTTCCAGGTCACCGCCGCGCCCGACGGCCTGACCGGACTCGACGCCTTCCGCGCCCACCGGCCCGACCTCGCGCTGCTCGACGTGATGGTGCCAGGTCTTGACGGGGTCAGCCTGTGCCGGCGGATCAGGGACGAGTCGACCGTCCCGGTCATCATGGTCTCGGCCCGCGCCGACGCCATCGACATCGTGCTCGGCCTGGAGGCCGGCGCCGACGACTATGTGACCAAGCCCTTCGACGGCGCCGTGCTGGTCGCCCGGATCCGGGCGGTGCTGCGCCGCTTCCGCGCCAGCGCCGCCGACGACCCGCAGGACGCCGGCGCGCTGCTGTCCTTCGGCGACATCGCGATCGACCCGGAGGGCATGGAGGTCACCCGGGCCGGCGAACGCCTCGCGCTGACCCCCACCGAGATGCGGCTGCTGCTGGAATTCGCCGCCACCCCCGGCACCGTGCTGTCCCGCGACCGGCTGCTGACCCGGGTGTGGGACTACGAATGGGGCGGCGACACCCGGGTGGTGGACGTGCACGTCCAGCGGCTGCGGGCCAAGGTCGGCCAGGACCGTATCGAGACCGTACGCGGCTTCGGCTACAAGCTGCGGGCCTGA
- a CDS encoding alpha/beta hydrolase encodes MDPELEAFIPLVPLPDFSDPVTERKKLAERVAAGPAPDITGLEIEDRMVPADPDVPVRIYRPRQAQGAVIWLHGGGCVMGDLDTEHPWASRIAQVSGAVVISVAYRLAPENPFPAALDDAFAVLAWAAARAGEVGAEPDRIAIAGHSGGGGLAAALALRARDQGGPPIRFQLLHQPGLDDRQETWSARHFTDTPSSNRHNVTTSWGHYLGSTPASTPYAVAARAEDLSGLPPAFIATAEFDPNRDEDIAYALRLLQAGVPVELHQWPGTFHGSQVIASAEVSKRQIAELGDVLRRALAPGKS; translated from the coding sequence ATGGATCCCGAACTCGAAGCATTCATCCCGCTTGTCCCCCTGCCCGACTTCTCCGATCCGGTCACCGAGCGCAAGAAGCTCGCCGAGCGGGTCGCCGCGGGGCCGGCGCCGGACATCACGGGCTTGGAGATCGAGGACCGCATGGTGCCCGCCGATCCCGATGTGCCGGTGCGGATCTACCGGCCGCGGCAGGCGCAGGGCGCCGTCATCTGGCTGCACGGCGGCGGATGCGTCATGGGCGACCTGGACACCGAGCACCCGTGGGCCAGCCGGATCGCCCAGGTCTCCGGCGCCGTGGTGATCTCGGTGGCCTACCGCCTGGCGCCGGAGAATCCGTTCCCGGCCGCGCTGGACGACGCCTTCGCCGTACTGGCCTGGGCGGCGGCGCGGGCCGGTGAAGTCGGTGCGGAGCCGGACCGTATCGCGATCGCGGGCCACAGCGGCGGCGGCGGGCTCGCGGCGGCGCTGGCGTTGCGGGCGCGTGACCAGGGCGGCCCGCCGATCCGCTTCCAGCTGCTCCATCAGCCCGGGCTCGACGACCGGCAGGAGACATGGTCGGCACGCCACTTCACCGACACCCCCTCGTCCAACCGGCACAACGTCACCACGTCGTGGGGCCATTACCTGGGCTCCACGCCCGCTTCCACCCCGTACGCGGTGGCGGCGCGGGCCGAGGACCTCTCCGGCCTGCCGCCCGCCTTCATCGCCACCGCGGAGTTCGACCCGAACCGCGACGAGGACATCGCGTACGCGCTGCGCCTGCTCCAGGCCGGCGTGCCCGTCGAACTGCACCAGTGGCCCGGCACCTTCCACGGGTCGCAGGTGATCGCGTCCGCCGAGGTCTCGAAGCGGCAGATCGCCGAACTGGGCGACGTCCTGCGCCGTGCCCTCGCCCCCGGAAAGTCCTAG
- the disA gene encoding DNA integrity scanning diadenylate cyclase DisA: MAANDRAGAAPARKAAADSASRSGTGQDGGLMRASLSAVAPGTALRDGLERILRGNTGGLIVLGMDKTVESLCSGGFVLDVEFTATRLRELCKLDGALILDKDMTKIMRAGVQLVPDPTIPTEETGTRHRTADRVSKQVNFPVVSVSQSMRLIALYVDGQRRVLEDSAAILSRANQALATLERYKLRLDEVAGTLSALEIEDLVTVRDVTAVAQRLEMVRRIATEIAEYVVELGTDGRLLSLQLDELIAGVEPERELVARDYVPEPTAKRSRTVGEAMAELDALPQSELIELTTVARALGYTGSPESLDSAVSPRGYRLLAKVPRLPNTVIERLVEHFGGLQKLLAASVDDLQAVDGVGEARARSVREGLSRLAESSILERYV, encoded by the coding sequence GTGGCAGCCAACGACCGGGCAGGCGCCGCCCCGGCCCGCAAGGCAGCGGCGGACTCCGCCAGCAGGTCCGGCACCGGCCAGGACGGCGGGCTGATGCGCGCGTCGCTGAGCGCCGTCGCGCCCGGCACGGCCCTGCGCGACGGCCTGGAGCGCATTCTGCGCGGCAATACGGGCGGCCTGATCGTGCTGGGCATGGACAAGACGGTGGAGTCGCTGTGCTCCGGCGGCTTCGTCCTCGACGTGGAATTCACCGCGACCCGGCTGCGTGAGCTGTGCAAGCTGGACGGTGCGCTGATCCTGGACAAGGACATGACCAAGATCATGCGGGCCGGGGTGCAGTTGGTGCCCGACCCGACGATCCCCACCGAGGAGACCGGCACCCGGCACCGCACCGCGGACCGGGTCAGCAAGCAGGTCAACTTCCCCGTGGTCTCGGTCAGTCAGTCGATGCGGCTGATCGCGCTGTACGTGGACGGTCAGCGCCGGGTGCTGGAGGACTCGGCGGCGATCCTGTCCCGGGCCAACCAGGCGCTGGCCACCCTTGAGCGGTACAAACTGCGGCTGGACGAGGTGGCGGGCACCCTGTCGGCGCTGGAGATCGAGGACCTGGTCACGGTCCGCGATGTCACGGCGGTGGCGCAGCGGTTGGAGATGGTCCGCCGGATCGCCACCGAAATCGCCGAGTACGTCGTGGAGTTGGGTACCGACGGGCGGCTGCTGTCGCTCCAGCTGGACGAGCTGATCGCGGGTGTGGAGCCGGAACGCGAGCTGGTGGCCCGGGACTACGTACCGGAGCCGACCGCCAAGCGCAGCCGTACGGTCGGCGAGGCGATGGCCGAGCTGGACGCGCTGCCGCAGAGCGAGCTGATCGAACTGACCACGGTGGCGCGGGCGTTGGGCTACACCGGCTCCCCCGAGTCGCTGGACTCGGCGGTGTCGCCGCGGGGTTACCGCCTGCTGGCGAAGGTGCCGCGGCTGCCGAACACGGTGATCGAGCGGCTGGTCGAGCACTTCGGCGGGCTGCAGAAGCTGCTCGCCGCCAGCGTGGACGACCTCCAGGCGGTCGACGGCGTCGGCGAGGCCCGCGCCCGCTCGGTCCGCGAGGGCCTGTCGCGTCTCGCGGAGTCCTCGATCCTCGAACGGTACGTGTAG